The Deinococcus aquaticus genomic interval GCCTGCTTCGGCGTGGCGACCGCGCACGCGGGCGAGGACCCGGAGCGGGTGCTGGAACGCGCCGACGCGGCCATGTACACCGTGAAACAGAAGGGCCGCAACGACGTGCACCTGGCCGACCTGCGCCGCACGCAGATGGGCTGATCAGCGGGGCCGGAGCAAGGACCGGGCAGCGGCGCCGGCAGCGGGGCTTGATGTGGGATTTTTTCATGCGCGCTGCACTATCATGGTCCGCATGGCGTATACCATTCTCGTCGCAGACGACGAACCGGCCATCCGGACCATGCTGGAGGTCATTCTGTCGGCGGACGGGCACGATATCGTGGCTGTTTCTGATGGCAAGACGGCGCTGGATTACCTGCGTGAACACACCCCGGACGCGATGCTGCTGGACGTGAAAATGCCGCACATGGACGGTTTCGAGATCTGCTCGCGCGTCAAGCGCATCAAGCGGCTCCGGGACACGCCAGTGCTGCTCCTGACGGGCTTCGACGACGATCAGACGCGTGACCACGCCAAACTGGTCGGCGCGGACGACATCGTGTACAAGCCCCTGTCGGGTAAGAACCTGCGCGGCCGCGTGAATCAGTTGATCGAGGCCCGCCGCCGTTGAGTCCGTTCTCTCCTGCGGGGTCCGGTCGTTGCCGGGCCCTGCCTCATGGCCGACGCCGATCCTCACGCCGCTCAGGGCCGCGCCCTGACGCTCTCCCGGTGACCTCATGATCTTTCTCGGACGTTTCCTTAAATTCCTGACGTCGTTCGTGCTGGCGGCCCTGGTCGCCGGTGTGGGCGTGGCGGCCACCTACGGCCTGAAATGGACCCGTGAACTGCCGGACTACCGCGAGCTGGACAACCTGACCCGCTCGCTGGGAGCCGAAACGAAGGTGTTCGCGCGGGACAACACGCCGCTGGGCAGCCTGATTCCGCGTGTGGGTGAGCAGGCGATCAGCCGCACCATCGTGACCCTGAACGAGATCAGTCCGTTCATGATGGCGGCGCTCATCAGTAACGAGGACCGCCGTTTCTTCGAGCATTACGGCCTGGACCCCTACGGCCTGGGGAGGCAGTTCCAGCGTGCCGCGCGCGGCGACAGCGTGCAGGGCGGCAGCACCCTGACCAACCAGCTGATCAAGAACACCCTGCTGCTCGACGAGTACCAGCAGGCCCGCACGCCGGACCGCAAGTTCAAGGAATGGATGCTGAGCGTGCAGGTCGAGCGGTCCTTTACCAAGGAAGAGATTCTTCAGAATTACCTGAACGCCATCTACTGGGGGGACGGCGGGCCGGTCGAACTGTACGGCATCTACGCGGCGTCCCAGGCGTACTTCCGGACCACGCCGAAGAACCTGACGCTGGCCCAGAGCGCGTACCTGACCGTGCTGGTTCCCAGCGCCGGGCGGTACTTCGATTACAAGGCGGCGCGCCCGCTGATGCGCGTCCTGCTGACCCGCATGGTCGAGGACCGCTGGATCACGCAGGCGCAGATGGACGCCGCCTGGAAGGAAAACCTGCAACCGCGCGGCTGGCAGGTCACGTACAACGCGTCCGGGACCATCACCAGCGCCAAGCTGGTGGACCGCACGCAGAAGGAACTGAAGGCCGTGACGACCGTGCGCGCCCCGCACTTCATGCGGCAGGTGGAAAACGAACTGGTGCGCCGCTTCGGCCGCGAGAAGGTGTACGGTTCCGGCGGTCTACGCGTATACACCACGCTGGACCCCAAGGTGCAGAACGCCGTGGAGACCGCCAGCCGCGAGGCGAGCGGCCTGCCGCCCGGCGCGACCCTGGCCGCCACGATCCTCAACCCTTACACCGGCGAGGTGCTGGGCATGATCGGGCAGAAGTTGCAGGGCAGCGCGCCGCCCGCCGACTGGAACAACGCCGCGCAGGGGCAGCGGCAGATCGGTTCGACCATCAAGCCGCTGCTGTACACCACGGCCCTGTCGACCGGGCTGGACCAGACGCACCGCGAGGAGGACCGACCCATCACCTTCCCGTGCACCGGCTGCAAGGACGGCGTGTACGCCCCGCAGAACTTCGAGGGAGCCACCACGTACCGCGACATGACCATCCGCGAGGCGCTGGACCGCTCGCTGAACCTCGTGACGGTGCGACTGGCCGACCGGATCGGCCTGCAGACCTTCTTCGGGAAGATCCGCGAACTGGGTGTCGCTCCGAACGACGGAACCGGACTGGCCGCCGCGCTGGGCGCGGTGGAAACCACGCCCATCAAGATGGCGGCCGCGTACGCGCCCTTCGTGAACGGCGGCCTGTACCGCGTGCCCCGCTACCTGAACAAGGTCACGACTGCGCGCGGCGAGATCCTGTACGACGCCAGCAGTGAACCCGTGCGGCCCGACCGGGTCTGGACGCCGCAGATCGCGTGGCTGGGCCTGGACATGATCCGGGGTGTCGTGAACGACCTGACGGCCGCGCAGGGTGGTCTGGCCGAGCGCGCCAAGTTCGGCGAGTGGCCGGTCGCTGGAAAGACCGGCACCAGTAACGGCCCCAAGGACTTCTGGTTCGTGGGCACCACCCCGCTGTACACCGGGTCCGTGTGGGTGGGCCGTCAGCAGGGCGGCGAGATGCCCACCTACTACTTCTCGGGGTACGTGAACGCCCCGATCTGGCGGCGCATGATGGAACTCGCGCACGCTGGGCAGCCCGTGCGGCAGTTCAGCGAACCGCCGGGCATTCAGTACGTGGACGCCCCGGACTCCCAGTTCCTGCCGGGCGTCAAGATCGCCATGCTGGACCCGCAGTACCGGGACGCGGCGAACACCGACCTTCAGACCGACGCGCCCGCCCCGGTCCAGTACCGCGAGACGGGGCTGGCGACCGGCAGCGACCCGCGCACAGCGATGGTCAGCCTGGACCGCGTCACCAACCGACTGGCGACCGAGTTCACGCCGCCTGAGAACATCGTGCAGCGCCGCATCGAGATCGAGGCCCTGCCCGCCTACGCGCCGGACCCCTCCCCCGCCCCGCTGAAGGACGAGAAAGCCGACCCGGACGCGCTGAAGGCCGCAGGGTCGCAGGGCGGCGCGCCAGCCAGTATTCCGCCCGCCACCACCCCGGACACTGCTCCGGCCGCTACCCCGGACACGGCACCCGCGTCAGGGACCGCGCAGCCCGCCACGCCCTGAATCCGGCGTCACTGTTTCACATGAAGGCCCGCTGCACGGTTCGCAGCGGGCCTTCTCATGGGGCCGTCACGCGCGGGCCGTGCCGGGCGGGGCATGATGACAGTCATGAACCGGCTTCCAGTTGCCGCCACCTCGCCTGAACCGGTTTTGCCAACCACTGGGCCGGAATCGGCTTTGCTCCCACTCGCATCCGCTCGGATGGAACGGTTTTTGCAAACCATTCCATCGGAGTCCGTATGAGACTGCGCCGCGCGCCGCTGATGTCGTTGCTGCTGGCGCTGGGGGTCTCGTCTGCGGACGCCCGAGTGCGCCTGGGCGAGGCGCTGCCCGCGCACCCGTGGCAGTCGGCGGCGCGTGAAGTGGTGGTGGTGTACAGCCATGACTGCGGCGACCTGGGGCCACTGTGGCAGGCGGTGCTGGACAGCGGCCTGCCGGTCCGGGCCGTGAACGCCGAGGGCATACCCTCGCCCGCACCGGGCGGCCTGAAGGCGTGGCAGGGCGAGGCGGCCACCCGCTTCTCGCGGGAGCTGAAGGTCAGCGCGTACCCGACGGTGCTGCTGGTGCAGGAGGGACGGATTCTGAACGCCTGGGAGGGCGACTTCAGCGGCACGCTGGAATGACCCGGCGGCCCTGACGCTCCCCCCGCCGGGACGCCCGCCCCCGTATGGGTCGGCGCGGCCCGCTAGACTGCGCGCATGAGTGTATCGGCGAGCTCTCCGACCCTGATCCTGGCGTTCATGGCGGGGCTGGTGTCTTTCCTGAGCCCCTGCGTGCTGCCGCTGGTGCCCAGTTACCTGGGCGTGATCGGCGGGGCGCGCGCGCCCATCTCGCGGGCGCTGGGGTTCATTCTGGGCTTCGGGCTGGTGTTCATGGCGCTGGGCGCGACGGCCAGCAGCCTGGGCAGTCTGGTCTCGGCGCACAAGGCGGTGCTGGCGCAGGTGTCGGCCGTGCTGATCATCTTCTTCGGGCTGGTGATGCTGGACCTGATCCGCCTGCCGCTGCTGATGCGCGACACGCGCGCCCTGGCCGACGCGGGCGGGTACGGCCCGGTGGCGCTGGGCGCGGCGTTCGCGTTCGGGTGGTCGCCGTGCCTGGGTCCGGCGCTGGGCAGCATCCTGGGACTGGCGGCCAGTACGGCCAGCCTGGGGAGCGGCGTGGTGCTGCTGGCGGCGTACACGCTGGGGCTGGCGGTGCCGTTCCTGCTGGCCGCGCTGCTGTGGCACCGGCTGAACCTGCGCCGCCTGAACCGTTTCTCGGGCATCTTCGAGCGGGTGGGGGGCGCCCTGCTGGTGGTCGTGGGGATCATGATGCTGACCGGGCAGTTCACGCGTCTGGCGACGTTCTTCTATCAGGTGATGCCCGCCTGGATGCGCGTCTGACGGGGCCTGACCCCACCCCGGCGGACCGCGTGGTCGCGGGGCCGGAGTTCGCGCTGCAACTGCGGGGCGTGTGGCTGCGGCTGGGCCGCGAGGTGATCCTGCGCGGCGTGACGCTGGACGTTCCGGCCGGGCAGGGCGTGACGCTGCTGGGCGAGAACGGAGCCGGGAAGACCACGCTGCTGCGGCTGTTCGGGGCGGGCCTGAAACCCACGCGCGGCGAGGGGCGCGTGCTGGGCTTCGACCTGCGCGACGGCCGCTCGGTGCGCGAGTGCGTGCACCTGATGCCGGTCGACGGCGGCCTGTACCCGGACCTGACCTGCGAGGAGAACCTGAACTTCGCGCTGACCATGCACGGCCAGTCCGGCAACGTGGCGGCGGCCCTGCGGCGCGTGGACCTGCACGGGGCCGCCACGCGCCGCGCGCGGTTCCTGTCGGCCGGCATGCGCAAGCGGCTGGCCCTGACGCGCGCGCACCTGCTGGCGCGGCCGGTCACGCTGGTCGACGAGCCGTTCGCGAACCTCGACGACGCCGGGCGGCAGCTGGTGCTGAACCTGCTGGGTGAACTGCACGGCGCGGGCGGCACGCTGGTCATCGCGGCGCACGAACCGGAACTGGCGCGGCAGGTCGCACCCCGCACCCTGCGCCTGTCGGGCGGCGTGCTGGCCGAGGCCCCGGCGGTGGGCGCGTGAGCCGCTCCGAGGCGCTGCGGGTCGTGCGGGCGGTCGCGGCCAAGGACCTGCGCGTGGCGGGCCGCACCCGCGACACGCTGCTCGCCACGGCCTTCTTCGCCGGGCTGGTCCTGCTGGTCCTGGGGCTGGCCCTGAGCGGCACGGCCCGCAGTGACGCGCAGTCGGCGGCGCTGGCGGCCGGGTCGATCTGGACGGCGCTGGCGCTGGCGGCCGCCGTGGGCGCGCAGCGGGCCTTCGCGCAGGAGCAGGAGGCGGGCGCGCTGGAGCAACTGCTGCTGTACCCCGGCCCGCACGGGGCGCTGTACCTGGGCAAACTGCTGGGCGTGCTGGGGCCGCTGCTGCTGGTCGCGGCGTTCACGGTTCCGGCAGGACTGATCCTGTTCGGCGCCGCCGAGACCGGGCGCGCCGTTCCCTGGGTCGGGCTGGTCCTGACAACCGTGCTGGGCGTGCTGGGCTTCGCGGCCGGAACGACCTTCTACGGCAGCGTGACCGTCAGCCTGCGCGCCCGCGAGGCGCTGCTGCCCGCCCTGGCCTTCCCGATCCTGGTGCCGGCCGTGATCGCCACCGTGAAGGCCACCACGCTGCTGCTCTCGGGCGTGTGGAACGCCGAGGTGAGTACCTGGCTGACCTTCCTGGCGGTGTTCGACGTGGCGACCATCATCCTGGCCACCCTGCTGTTCCCGTACGCTGCCGAGGGGTAAGGGCCGGGAGTCGCGGGCGGCGGAAGGTCAGTCGCGGGCGACGAGCACCACGGCGCACCCGTCGGAGTCGGCGGTGGTCTCGGTGGGCGTGTCGATGATGGCCTGAAGGTCGAAGTAGCCTTTCTTGTGGAACACGCTGCTGCGGTCCAGAGCAGCGGCGAGGCTCTCGCGGGCGACCATGTAATTGTTGAAGACCTGCGTGCCCGCACCCGCAGGGGTCGCACCTGTCTGGTCGGGCCGGTGGTCGGCCCCGTTGAACGCGCCCGTGAACACGAAACTGCCCCCCACGCGGTACGGGCCGAAGGTGACGCCGTGGTGGTTGTACGCGCCGGGGGGGCCGTCACTGTACGCCTGTCCGGGCGTGGCGGGGTGCTGGGCGCGCAGTTCGCCGTTCAGCAGCGCGTGGTACCCGCCCGGCCCACTGCCGAAGCCACCCGTGGGTGTGAATCCGGCGGCGGCCAGCGCGGCGTTCATGCGCGCGGTCGCCTGTTCGGGCGTGCGGGCAAAACGGTCGATCAGGATCAGGTTGATGGGTTCGCGCAGGGTACGGCCCTGGTACGGCTCGCCGTTCCACACGGCGCGCTTCAGAGGTGCGCCGGGGCTGCCGGTCAGCAGCCACAGGCCCAGATCGCCCACGTCCGGCACGTCCCGGAACACGTCGCCGGGGCCGGGCTGGAAGGTCACGGCCTGCGGCGCGGCCGCCCCTCCCGGCGATCCGAGCAGCAGGCAGGCCGCCAGCAGGCGGACGGGCAGGCGGCGGGTATGGGTGGGGGCAGGCTGGGTCATGGGAAGTCCTCGGAGATAGAGCGCGGGCGGGGCGTGCCCTGTACGGTTCAGGATACTGCCCGTGGGTGCGGGCGCGCGGGGACACTCGCACTTGCCCGGGTGGGCTCGCGGGCGCGATGCTGCGGGCATTCGGTTGGAATGCCCGGCGCGGTGACCGTCACGGTCCCGACTCACGTCCGGGGTTCAGAATGGGGAGCGACATGAAGAGAGACCTCACGACAACACTGCTGGGCGGCGCGACCTTGGTCACACTGCTGATCGCGGTCGGACTGGGCCTGACTGCACCGCTGGACATCAATCAGGGGTCGCTGGTGCGGCTGATGTTCGTGCATGTGCCCGGCGCGTGGCTGAGTTACCTCGCGTACGGCGGCACGGGCCTGTTCGGGCTGCTGTACCTGATTCAGCGTCAGCGCCGCTGGGACCGGCTGGCGATGGCCAGCGCCGAGATCGGCGTGCTGTTCACGGTGGCGACCATCGTGGGTGGGATGCTGTGGGCCAAACCCACCTGGGGCACGTACTGGGTGTGGGACGCCCGCCTGACGACCACCGCGCTGAGTATCGTGGTGTACGGCGGTTACCTGCTGATCCGCACGCTGATCGACGATCAGGAACGCCGGGCGCGGGTGTCGGCCGTGGTGGGCATCGTGGGGACGCTGTACGTGCCCGTGAACTACATGGCGGTCGAGTGGTGGCGCGGCGTGCACCAGACGCAGACGCTGAAACTGCTGGACGGCATCCGCTGGGACGCCGCTCCGGTGTACCTGCCGACGCTGTTCATCTCGCTGGCGGCGTTCACACTGCTGTACCTGCTGCTGCTGCGCGTGCGCGGGATTCTGGCCGCCCGTGAGGAAGCCCGTGAGGAACGCGAACTGATGAACGAACTGGGCGCGGCGCACACCCGCGCGGAGGTAGCCCGTGGATAAGTACACCGCGTACGTGGTGATCGTGTACGTCGTGACGTTCGTGCTGCTGATCGGGTACCTCGCGTGGATCTGGCTGCGGCTGCGCGCCGTGCGCGACGAACCGGCAGGCGGAGCGCCCCAGTGAGCGACCCGTCCTCTCCCCTGCCCCCGGCCGGACAGCTGGGGCAGGCGCGGCGGCGGCGGCGCAGTCCCTGGCCGGCCGTGCTGGGCGTCGCCGCGCTGGTGGGCCTGACGGGCTTCATCGCCTTCGGGAACCTGAACCGCTCCCTGGAGTACTTCGTGACGCCCACCGAGTACCAGCAGCAGCAGGCGCAGCTTCAGGGCCGCTCCATCCGCATCGGCGGGCTGGTCCGGGACGTGCAGTACGACCCGCAGTCCCTGAACCTCCGCTTTGTCGTCTCGGACGGCGGGGCCAGCTTCCCCGTGCAGTACCAGGGGGCCGTCAGCGACCTGTTCAAGGAGAATCAGGGCGTGGTCGTGCGCGGCGAGTTCGAAGGGAACACCTTCCACGCCTCGGATCTCGTGGTCAAGCACAGCGAGGAGTACAACGTCCCGAAAACGCAGGCGGAACTCAAGGACCTGCTGAAAACCACCGAGTAAGTCTGACGCCGTGCCTGACCACGCCGGATCGCCGGCCGACCCCTGCGGGCCGGGCCTCCGCCCCGCGCGGCCCCACCAGAGAGGTGACCCGTTGTGAATGTGCTGAACCTGATCTCGTTCTCCTCCAGTCCGCTGGGCGCGCTGGGGCAACTGAGCCTGCTGGGCGCGCTGGCCTTCAGCGTGGGGGGGCTGCTGCTGTCGGTGCTGGGCGGCCTGCGCGGCGACGCCCGCGTGACCGAGGCGGCCCGCCGCGCCACCTGGGCGGTGTTCGCGCTGCTGACCCTGGGTACCCTGATCCTGCTGACGGCGCTGCTGCGTGACGATTTCACGGTGCGGTTCGTGGCCGAGCATTCCATGCGGGCCTCCCCGACCTGGGTGAAGGTCACGGCGCTGTGGGGCGCGCTGGAGGGCAGCATTCTGCTGTGGGCGTGGCTGCTGGGCGGCTTCACGTTCATCCTGAGCCTCACGCTGCGCCGCGACGCGCTGCGGCCCTGGGCGCTGGGCGCGATGTTCGTGAGCCTGCTGTTCTTCGTGGGCGTGGTGGCGACGGTCGCCTCGCCGTTCACGCCAGTGGCGACCGTGCCGCTGGACGGGCGCGGCCCGAACCCGGCCCTGCAGAACCACTGGATGATGGCGGTGCACCCGGTCCTGCTGTACCTGGGGTTCGTGGGCCTGAGCGTGCCGTTCGCGTACGCGGTCGCGGCGCTCGTCACGGGCCGCCTGTCGGATCACTGGGTGGTCGTCACGCGCCGCTGGACGCTGATCGCCTGGGCGTTCCTGACCGCCGCCATCGTGGCCGGCGGCTGGTGGAGTTACGAGACGCTCGGCTGGGGCGGGTACTGGGCGTGGGACCCGGTCGAGAACGCCAGTTTCATTCCGTGGCTGCTGACCACCGCGTTCCTGCATTCCATTCAGATTCAGGAACGCCGGGGCCTGATGCGCTCGTGGAATGTGTGGCTGATCGTGCTGGCGTACTCCAGCACCGTGCTGGGCACCTTCCTGAACCGCAGCGGCATCGTGCAGAGCGTGCACGCCTTCGCGGGCGGGCCGGTCGGGCCGGTGTTCCTGGGCTTCCTGGCGTTCCTGCTGGTGTCGGGCACGCTGCTGGCCGCGTGGCGCGCCCCGGCCCTGCGCGACGAGGCCGAGCCGCCCGCCCCGCTGAGCCGCGAGAGCGCGTTCCTGGCCGGGAACTGGCTGTTCCTGGTGTTCGCGGTGATGGTGCTGGTGGGCACCCTGTTCCCGACTTTCGTGGAGGCCGCGCAGGGCCGCCGGGACGCCAGCGTCGGCCCGGCCTTCTATAACGCCTTCGCCATTCCGCTGGGGCTGGGTCTGCTGGCCCTGATGGGCGTGGGGCCGCTGCTGCCGTGGCGGCGCGCGGACGGCCAGAGCCTGTGGCGGGCGCTGGTGCCGCTGCTGCTCGGCGGCGTGGCCGCCGCTGCCGTGGCCTTTGCGCTGGGCGTGCGGCACGCCGGGGTGCTGGGCACGCTGGCGCTGTCGGCGTACAACGTGGTGGGCCTGATCCTGCTGACCGCCCGCGCTGCCCGGCAGGCCGGGGGTCTGGGCGCGGCGCTGGGCGCGCAGCCGCGCCGCTACGGGGCGTACCTGGCGCACCTGGGCCTGATCGTGATGGCGCTGGGGCTGGCGTTCAGCGGGTCGTTCCGGCGGGACGCGCAGGTGACCCTGAACCTGAACGCCGCGCCCGTCACGCTGCTGGCAGAGCGCCTGCAACTGACCGGCCTGGACGCCGTGACCCGCACGGACGGGAAGTCCGTCGTGGCGCGCGTGCAGATCGACGGGCGGCCCTTCCAGGCGCGGCTGAATACGTACACGCAGGGCGGCGACACGGCCTTCCCGTCGCCCGCCGTGCGCTACGGCCCGCTGGGTGACACGTACCTCGTGATGACCAGCGTGGACCCCAGGGGCCAGTGGGCCAGCGTGCGCCTGATCGAGTCGCCGCTGGTGTCGTGGATCTGGTGGGGCACCCTGATCATCTGCGTGGGCGCGGCCCTGACGCTGGCCTCGCCCCGCCGGGCCACCGTGCGCGCGCCGTCCGGGCTGGCCGCCGCGACCGACTAGCGCACGCGCCTCCCTCTTTCCCTTCCTTCACCGGCCGCGCCCCGGCGTTCACCGGACGGACCGCGCAGGCTCCAGACCCCCGAACAGGCCAGACCCCAAAAAAGGACTTCCATGACCCACACGCCTCCTTCCTCCCCGACCCCCCCGGCGCCCGCGTGGCGGCGCTTCCTGCCGCCCCTGATCGCGGCGGCCCTGGTGGCCAGCCTGGGCGCGGCGCTGCTGCAACCCGCGCGCAACGCCACGACCGGCGGCCCGCTGATCGGCAAGCCCGCCCCGGCCTTCACCCTGGACAGCCTGGACGGCGCGAAGGTCAGCCTGACCAGCCTGCGGGGCCGCCCGGTCGTGCTGAACTTCTGGGCGTCGTGGTGCGGCCCGTGCCGCGAGGAAGCCCCGATGTTCCGCGAACTGAGCGCCCGGCAGGGCGGCGGGGACGGTCTGGCGGTCGTGGGCGTGCTGTTTCAGGAGACGAACGAGCAGAGCGCGCGGGACTTTATCCGCGAGTACGCGCTGGCGTACCCGAACCTGAAAGACCCGGGCATCAATACCGGCGTGGAGTACGGCGTGAGCGGCATTCCGGAAACGGTATTCATTGACCGCGACGGCGTGGTGCAGCACATGGACCGGGGCGGCCTGACGCGCGAACGCCTGAACGTCGGCCTGGAAAAGATCGGCGTGCCCGCCCTGTGATACGGATTCCGTCTGTTTCGTTCACACCCCGCAAGAACGCCGGGTTGTCAACTCCACGCCCGGAACCCGTTTGTCTCCCTCTCGCTCTGCGGCGCAGCTCTACGAGTCCGCTCGGATGGAACGGTGTTGCAAACCATTCCACCGGAGTCCATATGAGCCGTCCCGTGCTGGCCGCCCTGCTGGGCCTGCTGACGCTACTGGCCGGCTGGAGCTGGAGTGCGGCGCAGACCGGCGCGCCGTCCCTGACGCCCGCGCAGGAGCAGCGTGCCCTGGCCATTCAGAAAAACCTGCGCTGCCCGCTGTGCGATACCGGCGAGTCCATCTCGGATTCCCGCAGTGACATCAGCGTGAAGATGCGTGAGTCCGTGCGTGAGCAGGTGGCCGCCGGACGCACGGACGGAGACATCTACGTGTTCTTCTCGCAGCGGTACGGGAATTTCGTGCTGCTCGACCCAC includes:
- a CDS encoding response regulator; translated protein: MAYTILVADDEPAIRTMLEVILSADGHDIVAVSDGKTALDYLREHTPDAMLLDVKMPHMDGFEICSRVKRIKRLRDTPVLLLTGFDDDQTRDHAKLVGADDIVYKPLSGKNLRGRVNQLIEARRR
- a CDS encoding transglycosylase domain-containing protein; this encodes MIFLGRFLKFLTSFVLAALVAGVGVAATYGLKWTRELPDYRELDNLTRSLGAETKVFARDNTPLGSLIPRVGEQAISRTIVTLNEISPFMMAALISNEDRRFFEHYGLDPYGLGRQFQRAARGDSVQGGSTLTNQLIKNTLLLDEYQQARTPDRKFKEWMLSVQVERSFTKEEILQNYLNAIYWGDGGPVELYGIYAASQAYFRTTPKNLTLAQSAYLTVLVPSAGRYFDYKAARPLMRVLLTRMVEDRWITQAQMDAAWKENLQPRGWQVTYNASGTITSAKLVDRTQKELKAVTTVRAPHFMRQVENELVRRFGREKVYGSGGLRVYTTLDPKVQNAVETASREASGLPPGATLAATILNPYTGEVLGMIGQKLQGSAPPADWNNAAQGQRQIGSTIKPLLYTTALSTGLDQTHREEDRPITFPCTGCKDGVYAPQNFEGATTYRDMTIREALDRSLNLVTVRLADRIGLQTFFGKIRELGVAPNDGTGLAAALGAVETTPIKMAAAYAPFVNGGLYRVPRYLNKVTTARGEILYDASSEPVRPDRVWTPQIAWLGLDMIRGVVNDLTAAQGGLAERAKFGEWPVAGKTGTSNGPKDFWFVGTTPLYTGSVWVGRQQGGEMPTYYFSGYVNAPIWRRMMELAHAGQPVRQFSEPPGIQYVDAPDSQFLPGVKIAMLDPQYRDAANTDLQTDAPAPVQYRETGLATGSDPRTAMVSLDRVTNRLATEFTPPENIVQRRIEIEALPAYAPDPSPAPLKDEKADPDALKAAGSQGGAPASIPPATTPDTAPAATPDTAPASGTAQPATP
- a CDS encoding penicillin-binding protein produces the protein MRLRRAPLMSLLLALGVSSADARVRLGEALPAHPWQSAAREVVVVYSHDCGDLGPLWQAVLDSGLPVRAVNAEGIPSPAPGGLKAWQGEAATRFSRELKVSAYPTVLLVQEGRILNAWEGDFSGTLE
- a CDS encoding cytochrome c biogenesis CcdA family protein → MSVSASSPTLILAFMAGLVSFLSPCVLPLVPSYLGVIGGARAPISRALGFILGFGLVFMALGATASSLGSLVSAHKAVLAQVSAVLIIFFGLVMLDLIRLPLLMRDTRALADAGGYGPVALGAAFAFGWSPCLGPALGSILGLAASTASLGSGVVLLAAYTLGLAVPFLLAALLWHRLNLRRLNRFSGIFERVGGALLVVVGIMMLTGQFTRLATFFYQVMPAWMRV
- a CDS encoding ABC transporter ATP-binding protein; amino-acid sequence: MVAGPEFALQLRGVWLRLGREVILRGVTLDVPAGQGVTLLGENGAGKTTLLRLFGAGLKPTRGEGRVLGFDLRDGRSVRECVHLMPVDGGLYPDLTCEENLNFALTMHGQSGNVAAALRRVDLHGAATRRARFLSAGMRKRLALTRAHLLARPVTLVDEPFANLDDAGRQLVLNLLGELHGAGGTLVIAAHEPELARQVAPRTLRLSGGVLAEAPAVGA
- a CDS encoding heme exporter protein CcmB, coding for MSRSEALRVVRAVAAKDLRVAGRTRDTLLATAFFAGLVLLVLGLALSGTARSDAQSAALAAGSIWTALALAAAVGAQRAFAQEQEAGALEQLLLYPGPHGALYLGKLLGVLGPLLLVAAFTVPAGLILFGAAETGRAVPWVGLVLTTVLGVLGFAAGTTFYGSVTVSLRAREALLPALAFPILVPAVIATVKATTLLLSGVWNAEVSTWLTFLAVFDVATIILATLLFPYAAEG
- the ccsA gene encoding cytochrome c biogenesis protein CcsA, which codes for MKRDLTTTLLGGATLVTLLIAVGLGLTAPLDINQGSLVRLMFVHVPGAWLSYLAYGGTGLFGLLYLIQRQRRWDRLAMASAEIGVLFTVATIVGGMLWAKPTWGTYWVWDARLTTTALSIVVYGGYLLIRTLIDDQERRARVSAVVGIVGTLYVPVNYMAVEWWRGVHQTQTLKLLDGIRWDAAPVYLPTLFISLAAFTLLYLLLLRVRGILAAREEAREERELMNELGAAHTRAEVARG
- the ccmD gene encoding heme exporter protein CcmD, which encodes MDKYTAYVVIVYVVTFVLLIGYLAWIWLRLRAVRDEPAGGAPQ
- the ccmE gene encoding cytochrome c maturation protein CcmE, whose amino-acid sequence is MSDPSSPLPPAGQLGQARRRRRSPWPAVLGVAALVGLTGFIAFGNLNRSLEYFVTPTEYQQQQAQLQGRSIRIGGLVRDVQYDPQSLNLRFVVSDGGASFPVQYQGAVSDLFKENQGVVVRGEFEGNTFHASDLVVKHSEEYNVPKTQAELKDLLKTTE
- a CDS encoding heme lyase CcmF/NrfE family subunit; the encoded protein is MLNLISFSSSPLGALGQLSLLGALAFSVGGLLLSVLGGLRGDARVTEAARRATWAVFALLTLGTLILLTALLRDDFTVRFVAEHSMRASPTWVKVTALWGALEGSILLWAWLLGGFTFILSLTLRRDALRPWALGAMFVSLLFFVGVVATVASPFTPVATVPLDGRGPNPALQNHWMMAVHPVLLYLGFVGLSVPFAYAVAALVTGRLSDHWVVVTRRWTLIAWAFLTAAIVAGGWWSYETLGWGGYWAWDPVENASFIPWLLTTAFLHSIQIQERRGLMRSWNVWLIVLAYSSTVLGTFLNRSGIVQSVHAFAGGPVGPVFLGFLAFLLVSGTLLAAWRAPALRDEAEPPAPLSRESAFLAGNWLFLVFAVMVLVGTLFPTFVEAAQGRRDASVGPAFYNAFAIPLGLGLLALMGVGPLLPWRRADGQSLWRALVPLLLGGVAAAAVAFALGVRHAGVLGTLALSAYNVVGLILLTARAARQAGGLGAALGAQPRRYGAYLAHLGLIVMALGLAFSGSFRRDAQVTLNLNAAPVTLLAERLQLTGLDAVTRTDGKSVVARVQIDGRPFQARLNTYTQGGDTAFPSPAVRYGPLGDTYLVMTSVDPRGQWASVRLIESPLVSWIWWGTLIICVGAALTLASPRRATVRAPSGLAAATD
- a CDS encoding TlpA family protein disulfide reductase, with the protein product MTHTPPSSPTPPAPAWRRFLPPLIAAALVASLGAALLQPARNATTGGPLIGKPAPAFTLDSLDGAKVSLTSLRGRPVVLNFWASWCGPCREEAPMFRELSARQGGGDGLAVVGVLFQETNEQSARDFIREYALAYPNLKDPGINTGVEYGVSGIPETVFIDRDGVVQHMDRGGLTRERLNVGLEKIGVPAL
- a CDS encoding cytochrome c-type biogenesis protein, with amino-acid sequence MSRPVLAALLGLLTLLAGWSWSAAQTGAPSLTPAQEQRALAIQKNLRCPLCDTGESISDSRSDISVKMRESVREQVAAGRTDGDIYVFFSQRYGNFVLLDPPKTGRGLLLWGAPLLALALGGVFLWSFLRRTPGRAGSAAPDEAFDPFLEQVRRETRAPGDPTGGGKA